A section of the Streptomyces sp. Je 1-369 genome encodes:
- a CDS encoding YggT family protein gives MSVVVQVLYVALMCFLIVLIFRLVMDYVFQFARSWQPGKPMVVVLEATYTVTDPPLKLLRRFIPPLRLGGVALDLSFFVLMIIVYILIHIVSQL, from the coding sequence ATGAGCGTGGTCGTGCAGGTGCTTTATGTCGCGCTGATGTGCTTCCTCATCGTGCTGATCTTCCGGCTGGTCATGGACTACGTCTTCCAGTTCGCCCGCTCATGGCAACCAGGCAAGCCGATGGTGGTCGTTCTGGAGGCCACCTACACTGTCACTGATCCACCGCTCAAGCTCCTGCGGCGGTTCATTCCGCCGCTGCGTCTCGGGGGCGTGGCGCTCGACCTGTCCTTCTTCGTACTGATGATCATCGTCTACATCCTGATCCACATCGTGAGTCAGCTGTGA
- the ileS gene encoding isoleucine--tRNA ligase — MNTPPQYRQVPAQVDLPALEHAVLDFWREQKIFARSLEQSEGRPEWVFYEGPPTANGMPGAHHIEARVFKDVFPRFRTMRGYHVARKAGWDCHGLPVELAVEKELGFNGKKDIEAYGIAEFNAKCRESVTRHTDAFAELTTRMGYWVDLDDAYRTMNPEYVDSVWWSLKEIFNKDLLVQDHRVAPWCPRCGTGLSDHELAQGYETVVDPSVYVRFPLTSGPLAGEAALLVWTTTPWTLVSNTAVAAHPDVTYVVATDGKEKLVVAQPLVEKALGEGWETTGETFTGAEMERWNYQRPFELVEFPSAGEGTNGHSPAPAHYVVNADYVTTEDGTGLVHQSPAFGEDDLKVCRAYGLPVVNPVRPDGTFEEDIPLVGGVFFKKADESLTKDLDDRGLLFKHIAYEHSYPHCWRCHTALLYYAQPSWYIRTTAIKDRLLQENEKTNWFPESVKHGRFGDWLTNNVDWALSRNRYWGTPLPIWRCEEDHLTCVGSRAELSDLTGTDQSGLDPHRPYIDAVTFACPQEGCGATATRVPEVIDAWYDSGSMPFAQWGYPHKNKELFESRYPAQFISEAIDQTRGWFYTLMAVGTLVFDKSSYENVVCLGHILAEDGRKMSKHLGNTLDPVPLMDQHGADAVRWFMAAGGSPWAARRVGHGTIQEVVRKTLLTYWNTVAFQALYARTSKWAPSDADPAPADRPLLDRWLLSELHALTDQVTQALESYDTQRAGKLLSVFVDNLSNWYVRRSRRRFWQGDKAALRTLHEVVETVTRLLAPLTPFITERVWQDLIVPVTPDAPESVHLSTWPEADLSAIDPDLSQQMVLVRRLVELGRATRAESGVKTRQPLSRALIAATGFESLNPELHAQITEELNVSSLASLSEVGGSLVDTTAKANFRALGKRFGKGVQAVAKAVADADAAALSLALREGTASVEVDGETVTLAPDEVIITETPREGWSVASESGATVALDLEITEELRRAGLARDAIRMIQEARKNSGLDVADRIALRWTSTDEAVSTALAEHAGLIADEVLATDFARGEADDTYGEPFTDDSLKLTFRLRKA, encoded by the coding sequence TTGAATACGCCGCCGCAGTACCGTCAGGTGCCCGCCCAGGTCGACCTGCCCGCCCTCGAGCACGCCGTGCTCGACTTCTGGCGCGAGCAGAAGATCTTCGCCCGGAGCCTCGAGCAGTCCGAGGGCCGCCCCGAGTGGGTGTTCTACGAAGGCCCGCCCACCGCCAACGGCATGCCGGGCGCCCACCACATCGAGGCCCGCGTCTTCAAGGACGTCTTCCCGCGCTTCCGCACGATGCGGGGCTACCACGTGGCCCGCAAGGCCGGCTGGGACTGCCACGGCCTCCCCGTGGAGCTCGCGGTCGAGAAGGAACTCGGGTTCAACGGCAAGAAGGATATCGAGGCGTACGGCATCGCCGAGTTCAACGCCAAGTGCCGCGAGTCCGTGACCCGGCACACCGACGCCTTCGCCGAGCTCACGACCCGCATGGGGTACTGGGTCGACCTCGACGACGCGTACCGCACCATGAACCCCGAGTACGTCGACTCGGTCTGGTGGTCGCTGAAGGAGATCTTCAACAAGGACCTCCTCGTCCAGGACCACCGTGTCGCCCCCTGGTGCCCGCGCTGCGGCACGGGCCTCTCGGACCACGAGCTCGCGCAGGGCTACGAGACGGTCGTCGACCCTTCCGTCTACGTCCGTTTCCCCCTCACCTCCGGTCCTCTCGCGGGCGAGGCCGCCCTCCTGGTCTGGACGACGACCCCGTGGACCCTCGTCTCCAACACCGCTGTCGCCGCGCACCCCGACGTCACGTACGTCGTCGCGACGGACGGCAAGGAGAAGCTGGTCGTCGCCCAGCCGCTCGTCGAGAAGGCCCTCGGCGAGGGATGGGAGACCACCGGCGAGACCTTCACCGGCGCCGAGATGGAACGCTGGAACTACCAACGTCCCTTCGAGCTCGTAGAGTTCCCGAGCGCCGGCGAGGGGACCAATGGGCACAGCCCGGCCCCGGCGCACTACGTCGTGAACGCCGACTACGTCACGACCGAGGACGGCACCGGCCTCGTCCACCAGTCCCCCGCCTTCGGTGAGGACGACCTCAAGGTCTGCCGTGCGTACGGCCTGCCGGTCGTGAACCCGGTCCGCCCGGACGGCACCTTCGAGGAGGACATCCCGCTCGTAGGCGGCGTCTTCTTCAAGAAGGCCGACGAAAGCCTGACCAAGGACCTCGACGACCGCGGCCTGCTCTTCAAGCACATCGCCTACGAGCACAGCTATCCGCACTGCTGGCGCTGCCACACGGCCCTGCTCTACTACGCGCAGCCGTCCTGGTACATCCGCACCACGGCCATCAAGGACCGCCTCCTCCAGGAGAACGAGAAGACCAACTGGTTCCCGGAGTCGGTCAAGCACGGCCGCTTCGGCGACTGGCTGACCAACAACGTCGACTGGGCCCTGTCCCGCAACCGCTACTGGGGCACCCCGCTGCCCATCTGGCGCTGCGAGGAGGACCACCTCACCTGCGTCGGCTCGCGCGCCGAGCTCTCCGACCTGACGGGCACCGACCAGTCGGGCCTCGACCCGCACCGCCCGTACATCGACGCGGTCACCTTCGCCTGCCCGCAGGAGGGCTGCGGAGCGACGGCCACGCGCGTGCCGGAGGTCATCGACGCCTGGTACGACTCGGGCTCGATGCCGTTCGCGCAGTGGGGCTACCCGCACAAGAACAAGGAGCTCTTCGAGAGCCGCTACCCCGCGCAGTTCATCTCGGAGGCCATCGACCAGACCCGCGGCTGGTTCTACACGCTGATGGCCGTCGGCACCCTGGTCTTCGACAAGTCGTCCTACGAGAACGTGGTCTGTCTCGGCCACATCCTCGCCGAGGACGGCCGCAAGATGTCCAAGCACCTGGGCAACACCCTGGACCCGGTCCCGCTCATGGACCAGCACGGCGCCGACGCGGTCCGCTGGTTCATGGCGGCAGGCGGCTCCCCGTGGGCGGCCCGCCGCGTGGGCCACGGCACCATCCAGGAGGTCGTCCGCAAGACCCTCCTCACGTACTGGAACACGGTCGCCTTCCAGGCGCTCTACGCCCGTACGTCGAAGTGGGCCCCCAGCGACGCCGACCCGGCGCCCGCCGACCGCCCGCTCCTGGACCGCTGGCTGCTCAGCGAGCTGCACGCACTGACCGACCAGGTCACCCAGGCCCTGGAGAGCTACGACACCCAGCGCGCGGGCAAGCTCCTTTCCGTCTTCGTCGACAACCTCTCGAACTGGTACGTCCGCCGCTCCCGTCGCCGCTTCTGGCAGGGCGACAAGGCGGCGCTGCGCACCCTGCACGAGGTCGTCGAGACGGTCACGCGCCTGCTGGCCCCGCTGACGCCGTTCATCACGGAGCGCGTCTGGCAGGACCTGATCGTGCCGGTGACGCCCGACGCCCCGGAGTCGGTGCACCTCTCCACCTGGCCGGAGGCGGACCTCTCCGCCATCGACCCGGACCTGTCCCAGCAGATGGTCCTCGTACGCCGACTCGTCGAGCTCGGCCGCGCCACGCGCGCGGAGTCGGGCGTCAAGACCCGCCAGCCGCTCTCCCGCGCGCTGATCGCGGCGACGGGCTTCGAGTCCCTCAACCCGGAGCTGCACGCCCAGATCACCGAGGAGCTCAACGTCTCCTCGCTGGCGTCGCTCTCCGAGGTCGGCGGTTCACTGGTCGACACCACCGCCAAGGCGAACTTCCGGGCGCTCGGCAAGCGGTTCGGCAAGGGCGTCCAGGCGGTCGCCAAGGCCGTCGCCGACGCGGACGCCGCCGCGCTGTCCCTCGCCCTGCGCGAGGGCACGGCCTCCGTCGAGGTCGACGGCGAGACGGTGACGCTGGCCCCGGACGAGGTCATCATCACGGAGACCCCGCGCGAGGGCTGGTCGGTGGCGTCCGAGTCCGGCGCCACGGTCGCCCTTGACCTGGAGATCACCGAGGAACTGCGCCGGGCAGGACTGGCCCGCGACGCGATCCGCATGATCCAGGAGGCCCGCAAGAACAGCGGCCTGGACGTCGCGGACCGGATCGCCCTGCGCTGGACCTCGACGGACGAGGCGGTGTCCACCGCCCTGGCCGAGCACGCCGGTCTGATCGCGGACGAGGTCCTCGCCACCGACTTCGCCCGGGGCGAGGCGGACGACACGTACGGAGAGCCGTTCACGGACGACTCCCTGAAGCTGACGTTCCGCCTCCGCAAGGCGTAA
- a CDS encoding Na+/H+ antiporter, translating into MDQLALVLILLLGAVVTVPLGDRLGLPAPVLMTLAGIGMALLPFVPNVEIPPDYILPLVLPPLLYAAVQRTSWRQFTANIRPILLLAVALVFVTTAAVAAVANSFVPGLPIAAAVALGALVAPPDPVAATAVAGSLGLPRRLVSILEGEGLFNDVTAIVLYHVAITAAVSGSFSWPSAVGLLVLSAVVAIVVGLVLGWLTNKLMGLLGEATLQTGLTLLVPFVSYVLAEELHGSGVLAVLVTALYLAENAVDADDVLGRITGQTFWQIVDTLVTGIAFGLIGLELHNVFGIASGRQWEMFGWGAAIVAVVVGVRLLWLLPATWLAKRLHKLRDVDEEIPTTWRETVVMWWSGMRGVASVALALAIPLKTEDGSPFPAREEIIFIAFCVIMATLIAQGLTLPWLVRRLGVRADADKERELERTLALRAAKAAKRRLKEIEEVEELPEDVTERLQRGAFDIGARISPDLVDDERRERYAKRVDRWKAVQRIQREMMSAARHEVLAARSEPGADPEVVDRVLHHLDIRSLR; encoded by the coding sequence GTGGATCAACTGGCGCTGGTGCTCATCTTGCTGCTCGGTGCCGTGGTCACGGTGCCCCTGGGGGACCGGCTCGGGCTGCCCGCGCCGGTCCTGATGACGTTGGCCGGCATCGGCATGGCGCTGCTGCCGTTCGTGCCCAATGTGGAGATCCCGCCGGACTACATCCTTCCGCTGGTGCTCCCGCCGCTGCTCTACGCCGCCGTGCAGCGCACGTCGTGGCGGCAGTTCACGGCCAACATCCGCCCGATCCTGCTGCTCGCGGTGGCGCTGGTCTTCGTGACGACCGCGGCGGTCGCGGCGGTCGCCAACTCGTTCGTGCCGGGGCTGCCGATCGCTGCGGCCGTGGCGCTGGGGGCGCTCGTCGCGCCGCCCGACCCGGTCGCCGCGACCGCGGTCGCCGGGTCGCTGGGGCTGCCGCGCAGGCTCGTCTCGATCCTGGAGGGCGAGGGCCTCTTCAACGACGTCACGGCCATCGTGCTCTACCACGTGGCGATCACGGCGGCGGTGAGCGGTTCCTTCTCCTGGCCCTCCGCCGTGGGGCTCCTGGTCCTGTCGGCCGTGGTCGCCATCGTCGTCGGCCTCGTGCTCGGCTGGCTCACCAACAAGCTCATGGGGCTCCTCGGCGAGGCCACCCTGCAGACCGGTCTCACCCTCCTCGTGCCGTTCGTCAGCTACGTGCTCGCCGAGGAGCTGCACGGATCCGGTGTGCTCGCGGTCCTCGTCACCGCGCTCTACCTCGCGGAGAACGCCGTCGACGCCGACGACGTGCTCGGCCGGATCACCGGGCAGACGTTCTGGCAGATCGTGGACACCCTGGTCACCGGCATCGCCTTCGGCCTCATCGGCCTGGAGCTGCACAACGTCTTCGGCATCGCGAGCGGCCGCCAGTGGGAGATGTTCGGCTGGGGCGCGGCGATCGTCGCCGTCGTCGTCGGCGTACGCCTGCTGTGGCTGCTGCCCGCGACGTGGCTGGCCAAGCGGCTGCACAAGCTGCGCGACGTCGACGAGGAGATCCCGACCACCTGGCGCGAGACCGTCGTCATGTGGTGGTCGGGGATGCGGGGCGTGGCGTCGGTGGCGCTGGCGCTCGCCATTCCGCTCAAGACGGAGGACGGTTCTCCGTTCCCGGCCCGCGAAGAGATCATCTTCATCGCGTTCTGCGTGATCATGGCGACCCTCATCGCGCAGGGTCTCACCCTGCCCTGGCTGGTGCGCAGGCTCGGGGTGCGCGCCGACGCCGACAAGGAGCGCGAGCTGGAGCGCACGCTCGCCCTGCGGGCGGCCAAGGCCGCCAAGCGACGCCTCAAGGAGATCGAGGAGGTCGAGGAGCTCCCCGAGGACGTCACCGAGCGGCTCCAGCGCGGGGCGTTCGACATCGGGGCCAGGATCAGCCCGGACCTGGTCGACGACGAGCGCCGCGAGCGGTACGCCAAGCGCGTCGACCGGTGGAAGGCCGTCCAGCGCATCCAGCGCGAGATGATGTCCGCCGCCCGGCACGAAGTGCTTGCCGCCCGCAGCGAACCCGGCGCCGACCCCGAGGTCGTCGACCGGGTCCTGCACCACCTCGACATACGGAGTCTGCGGTGA
- a CDS encoding DivIVA domain-containing protein yields MPLTPEDVRNKQFTTVRLREGYDEDEVDAFLDEVEAELTRLLRENEDLRAKLAAATRAAAQNQQQGGMRKGPDGGPGPQDQRGPGAPVPAAISGPQPVPPQQQMGGPMGGPPQLPGGAPQLPAGPSGHGPQGGQQGPGPMGQGPMGGPMGGPMGGGPMGGPQMPQPGQGPGGDSAARVLSLAQQTADQAIAEARSEANKIVGEARSRAEGLERDARAKADALERDAQEKHRVAMGSLESARATLERKVEDLRGFEREYRTRLKSYLESQLRQLETQADDSLAPPRTPATASLPPSPAPSMAPAGAGAPSYGGNQSMGNNQPNGGPSYGGQQQMSPAMTQPMAPVRPQGPAPMQQAPSPMRGFLIDEDDN; encoded by the coding sequence ATGCCGTTGACCCCCGAGGACGTGCGGAACAAACAGTTCACGACCGTCCGCCTCCGAGAAGGCTATGACGAGGACGAGGTCGATGCCTTCCTCGATGAGGTCGAAGCCGAACTGACGCGGCTCCTCCGTGAGAACGAGGACCTGCGCGCCAAGCTCGCCGCGGCCACCCGTGCCGCCGCGCAGAACCAGCAGCAGGGCGGGATGCGCAAGGGCCCCGACGGCGGCCCCGGCCCGCAGGACCAGCGCGGTCCCGGCGCCCCCGTGCCCGCCGCTATATCGGGTCCGCAGCCGGTCCCGCCGCAGCAGCAGATGGGTGGCCCCATGGGCGGCCCGCCGCAGCTGCCCGGCGGCGCTCCGCAGCTGCCCGCAGGTCCCAGTGGACACGGTCCGCAGGGCGGTCAGCAGGGTCCGGGCCCGATGGGGCAGGGTCCGATGGGCGGCCCCATGGGCGGTCCGATGGGCGGCGGTCCCATGGGCGGCCCGCAGATGCCGCAGCCCGGTCAGGGCCCCGGTGGCGACAGCGCCGCCCGTGTGCTCTCCCTTGCGCAGCAGACCGCCGACCAGGCGATCGCGGAGGCCCGTTCCGAGGCCAACAAGATCGTCGGCGAGGCCCGTTCGCGCGCCGAGGGTCTTGAGCGTGACGCCCGTGCCAAGGCCGACGCCCTGGAGCGGGACGCGCAGGAGAAGCACCGCGTCGCGATGGGCTCCCTGGAGTCCGCTCGCGCCACGCTGGAGCGCAAGGTCGAGGACCTGCGCGGCTTCGAGCGCGAGTACCGCACGCGTCTGAAGTCGTACCTGGAGTCGCAGCTGCGTCAGCTGGAGACCCAGGCCGACGACTCGCTGGCGCCCCCGCGCACTCCGGCCACCGCCTCGCTGCCGCCGTCCCCGGCGCCGTCGATGGCTCCGGCCGGTGCGGGTGCCCCGTCCTACGGCGGCAACCAGTCGATGGGCAACAACCAGCCCAACGGCGGCCCGTCCTACGGCGGCCAGCAGCAGATGTCTCCCGCGATGACCCAGCCGATGGCGCCGGTGCGGCCGCAGGGCCCCGCCCCGATGCAGCAGGCTCCGTCGCCGATGCGCGGCTTCCTCATCGACGAGGACGACAACTGA
- a CDS encoding RluA family pseudouridine synthase, giving the protein MSTIPEIRTLPVPDGLEGERVDAAISRMFGFSRTKAAELAAAGKVSVDGSVVGKSERVHGGAWLEVEMPQAPAPVQIVAEPVEGMEIVHDDDDIVVIVKPVGVAAHPSPGWTGTTVIGGLAAAGYRISTSGAAERQGIVHRLDVGTSGLMVVAKSERAYTSLKRQFKERTVDKRYNALVQGHPDPMSGTIDAPIGRHPNHDYKWAVTAEGKPSVTHYDLIEAFRAASLLDIKLETGRTHQIRVHMSAHRHPCVGDLTYGADPTLAKRLGLTRQWLHAVRLGFEHPGDGQWVEYESGYPEDLQKALDRVRAESS; this is encoded by the coding sequence GTGAGCACGATTCCCGAGATCCGTACCCTGCCCGTGCCGGACGGCCTGGAGGGCGAGCGCGTCGACGCCGCCATCTCGCGCATGTTCGGGTTCTCCCGTACGAAGGCCGCCGAGCTTGCCGCGGCGGGGAAGGTCTCGGTCGACGGCTCGGTGGTCGGCAAGTCCGAGCGGGTGCACGGCGGCGCCTGGCTGGAAGTCGAGATGCCGCAGGCGCCCGCTCCGGTGCAGATCGTCGCCGAGCCCGTCGAGGGCATGGAGATCGTGCATGACGACGACGACATCGTCGTGATCGTCAAGCCGGTCGGCGTGGCCGCGCACCCCAGCCCGGGCTGGACCGGCACGACCGTGATCGGCGGCCTCGCGGCGGCCGGATACCGGATCTCCACCTCCGGCGCGGCCGAGCGCCAGGGCATCGTGCACCGCCTCGACGTCGGCACGTCCGGCCTGATGGTCGTCGCCAAGTCGGAGCGGGCGTACACCTCCCTGAAGCGCCAGTTCAAGGAGCGTACGGTCGACAAGCGCTACAACGCGCTGGTCCAGGGCCACCCCGACCCGATGAGCGGCACCATCGACGCCCCCATCGGCCGCCACCCGAACCACGACTACAAGTGGGCGGTCACGGCCGAGGGCAAGCCCTCCGTGACGCACTACGACCTCATCGAGGCCTTCCGCGCCGCTTCCCTGCTCGACATCAAGCTGGAGACGGGACGCACGCACCAGATCCGCGTGCACATGTCGGCCCACCGGCACCCGTGCGTGGGCGACCTGACGTACGGCGCGGACCCGACCCTCGCCAAGCGTCTCGGCCTCACCCGCCAGTGGCTGCACGCGGTCCGGCTCGGCTTCGAGCACCCGGGCGACGGCCAGTGGGTGGAGTATGAGAGCGGCTACCCCGAGGACCTCCAGAAGGCGCTCGACCGGGTCCGGGCGGAGAGCTCGTGA
- the lspA gene encoding signal peptidase II gives MAEAERIIGTPDIPEAAGDGPEQSGPDSGESAAAEQDGQRAEPDAEGAADAEAEAGTADGKGKRRIAVLFAVAVVAYAFDLISKMIVVAKLEHHEPIELVGEWLRLSAIRNAGAAFGFGEAFTIIFTCIAAAVIVVIARLARKLYSLPWAIALGLLLGGALGNLTDRLFRTPGVFEGAVVDFIAPKGFAVFNLADSAIVCGGILIVLLSFRGLDPDGTVHKD, from the coding sequence GTGGCAGAGGCGGAGCGCATCATCGGTACGCCGGACATCCCTGAGGCGGCCGGGGACGGGCCGGAGCAGTCCGGTCCGGACTCCGGGGAGTCGGCGGCGGCCGAGCAGGACGGGCAGCGGGCCGAGCCCGACGCCGAAGGCGCGGCCGACGCCGAGGCCGAGGCCGGGACCGCCGACGGCAAGGGCAAGCGCAGGATCGCCGTGCTCTTCGCGGTGGCCGTCGTCGCGTACGCCTTCGACCTGATCAGCAAGATGATCGTGGTCGCCAAGCTGGAGCACCACGAGCCGATCGAGCTGGTCGGCGAGTGGCTCCGCCTCTCCGCGATCCGCAACGCGGGCGCGGCCTTCGGCTTCGGCGAGGCCTTCACCATCATCTTCACGTGCATCGCCGCGGCGGTCATCGTGGTGATCGCACGGCTCGCCCGCAAGCTGTACAGCCTGCCGTGGGCGATCGCGCTCGGCCTGCTCCTCGGCGGCGCCCTCGGCAACCTCACCGACCGCCTCTTCCGCACGCCCGGCGTCTTCGAGGGCGCGGTCGTCGACTTCATCGCCCCCAAGGGCTTCGCGGTGTTCAACCTCGCGGACTCGGCGATCGTCTGCGGCGGCATCCTGATCGTGCTGCTCTCCTTCCGCGGCCTGGACCCGGACGGCACCGTCCACAAGGACTGA
- a CDS encoding TraR/DksA family transcriptional regulator — protein MVAKKTAVQQSASGRSTPAAAGTAKDVSGKKTAAKKAPTTTSTAAKAPAGGSAAKKAVGKKTAAKKTAAKKVAAEKTAAKKTAVEADASGTEGEAAPVKKAAAKKSTARKSTAKKSTAKKTAASAAEGAAEAAETTGATTVVAKKTPGTATAAKQPTAVPKARAAAAEPGELAVRPGEDPWTPAEVAEARTELQSEVLRLGSEIASSEDALAGLMRDSGDGAGDDDADTGTKNITREHEMALAANAREMLLQTERALERLDAGTYGLCENCGNAIGKARMQAFPRATLCVECKQKQERRY, from the coding sequence ATGGTGGCGAAGAAGACCGCCGTACAGCAGTCGGCGTCCGGCAGATCCACCCCCGCGGCCGCGGGGACGGCCAAGGATGTGAGCGGCAAGAAGACGGCGGCGAAGAAGGCACCGACCACGACGTCGACCGCGGCGAAGGCCCCGGCGGGTGGGTCCGCGGCCAAGAAGGCCGTCGGCAAGAAGACGGCGGCCAAGAAGACGGCGGCCAAGAAGGTGGCGGCCGAGAAAACCGCTGCCAAGAAGACCGCCGTCGAGGCGGATGCTTCCGGTACCGAGGGCGAAGCCGCCCCGGTGAAGAAAGCGGCCGCCAAGAAGAGCACCGCCAGGAAGAGCACCGCCAAGAAGAGCACGGCCAAGAAGACGGCCGCGTCCGCGGCCGAGGGTGCGGCTGAGGCCGCGGAGACGACGGGAGCCACGACGGTGGTTGCGAAGAAGACTCCGGGCACGGCGACAGCAGCGAAGCAGCCGACGGCGGTGCCCAAGGCGCGCGCCGCCGCCGCGGAGCCCGGTGAGCTCGCGGTCCGGCCCGGGGAGGACCCCTGGACCCCGGCAGAGGTCGCCGAGGCCCGCACGGAGCTGCAGAGCGAGGTGCTGCGGCTCGGCAGCGAGATCGCGTCCTCCGAGGACGCCCTTGCGGGGCTGATGCGGGACTCCGGGGACGGAGCGGGCGACGACGACGCGGACACCGGCACGAAGAACATCACGCGGGAGCACGAGATGGCGCTCGCCGCCAACGCGCGCGAGATGCTCCTGCAGACCGAGCGCGCCCTGGAGCGCCTCGACGCGGGGACGTACGGCCTCTGCGAGAACTGCGGCAACGCGATCGGCAAGGCACGGATGCAGGCCTTCCCGCGCGCGACGCTGTGCGTGGAGTGCAAGCAGAAGCAGGAACGGCGCTACTGA
- a CDS encoding mechanosensitive ion channel family protein yields the protein MENVLRPLIVVGGSVVLTVVVGYLVDVLLRRADERHHDTPLWGLLRRCRIPLQVVLCTAILRGSYAQTKIAKDHSADISRTLTLVLIGSTAWLVVRIAAAIVESSYARYAAMHRDPARVRRVRTQVTLIQRVVTAIVGVVAVAAMLLTFPAMQAAGASLLASAGILGIVAGVAAQSTLGNLFAGLQIAFGDMVRLGDTVVVDGEWGTVDEITLTFLTVRTWDERRITMPVSYFTSKPFENWSRGGAEMTGTVFFQLDHSAPIALMRDRLHDILRDCAAWDGRDWGLAVTDTTPTTIQVRALVTAKDADDIWTVRVTVREQMVRWLTEHHAYALPRVTTGTAESASNGHRPHFEQFTPDAPRTGRG from the coding sequence ATGGAGAACGTACTGCGTCCGTTGATCGTGGTCGGCGGCTCGGTCGTGCTCACGGTGGTCGTCGGCTATCTGGTCGACGTACTGCTGCGCCGGGCCGACGAGCGGCACCACGACACACCGCTGTGGGGGCTGCTGCGCCGCTGCCGCATACCGCTGCAAGTCGTCCTGTGCACCGCCATCTTGAGAGGCTCCTACGCACAGACGAAGATCGCCAAGGACCACTCGGCGGACATCAGCCGCACGCTCACCCTCGTCCTCATCGGCTCCACCGCCTGGCTCGTCGTGCGGATCGCGGCGGCCATAGTCGAGTCGTCGTACGCGCGCTACGCGGCCATGCACCGCGACCCGGCCCGCGTCCGCCGCGTCCGCACACAGGTGACCCTCATCCAGCGGGTGGTCACCGCGATCGTCGGTGTCGTGGCCGTCGCCGCGATGCTCCTGACCTTCCCCGCCATGCAGGCCGCGGGCGCCTCACTGCTCGCCTCCGCCGGCATCCTCGGCATCGTCGCCGGTGTCGCCGCCCAGTCCACCCTCGGCAACCTCTTCGCGGGGCTGCAGATCGCCTTCGGCGACATGGTGCGACTCGGCGACACGGTGGTGGTGGACGGCGAGTGGGGCACGGTCGACGAGATCACGCTGACCTTCCTGACCGTCCGCACATGGGACGAGCGCCGGATCACCATGCCCGTGTCGTACTTCACGTCGAAGCCGTTCGAGAACTGGTCGCGGGGCGGCGCCGAGATGACCGGCACGGTCTTCTTCCAGCTGGACCACTCGGCGCCGATCGCGCTGATGCGCGACCGGCTCCACGACATCCTGCGGGACTGCGCCGCGTGGGACGGCAGGGACTGGGGCCTCGCGGTCACGGACACCACGCCGACGACGATCCAGGTCCGCGCCCTGGTCACCGCGAAGGACGCGGACGACATCTGGACGGTGCGGGTCACGGTGCGCGAGCAGATGGTCCGCTGGCTCACCGAGCACCACGCCTACGCGCTGCCGCGGGTCACCACCGGCACCGCCGAGTCGGCGTCGAACGGCCACCGCCCGCACTTCGAGCAGTTCACGCCGGACGCGCCCCGGACGGGACGCGGCTGA
- a CDS encoding GNAT family N-acetyltransferase, whose amino-acid sequence MTGVTVRVAENTDDVEACFAVRKDVFVAEQQVPEELEYDEYDARAVHVLAVRADGVPLGTGRLLTGSAAAAKNGGDTTVGALGRLAVTRAARGLGVGAALVRAIEDTARARGLSAVDLHAQTHALGFYERLGYEVYGPEFPDAGIPHRAMRKSLTQRAQ is encoded by the coding sequence GTGACCGGAGTGACGGTCCGGGTCGCCGAGAACACCGACGACGTGGAGGCCTGCTTCGCCGTCCGCAAGGACGTCTTCGTGGCCGAGCAGCAGGTCCCCGAAGAGCTGGAGTACGACGAGTACGACGCCCGGGCGGTGCACGTCCTGGCCGTCCGTGCGGACGGCGTCCCGCTGGGCACGGGCCGCCTCCTGACCGGATCCGCCGCGGCCGCCAAGAACGGCGGGGACACCACCGTGGGCGCCCTCGGCAGGCTCGCGGTGACGCGGGCCGCGCGCGGGCTCGGCGTGGGCGCCGCCCTGGTCCGGGCCATCGAGGACACGGCACGCGCGCGTGGCCTGAGCGCGGTCGACCTGCACGCGCAGACCCACGCCCTGGGCTTCTACGAACGCCTCGGGTACGAGGTGTATGGGCCGGAGTTCCCCGACGCCGGTATCCCGCACCGCGCCATGCGGAAGTCACTCACCCAGCGAGCCCAGTGA